The following proteins are co-located in the Streptomyces bottropensis ATCC 25435 genome:
- the aceE gene encoding pyruvate dehydrogenase (acetyl-transferring), homodimeric type: MTDSHAIQPSALDQVPDRDPEETAEWQASLDAVTKAAGPHRAAYLMRRTLERAEGNGIALPKLLETDYVNTIPTAAEPGIPGDEAMERRITAWNRWNAAAMVTRGSKYGVGGHIATFASAAWLYETGFNHFFKGKERDGSGDQLYIQGHASPGIYARAFLDGRLNESHLDNFRREAGGEGLPSYPHPRRLPWLWEFPTVSMGLGPLSAIYQARFNRYLTSRGIKDVSDSHVWAFLGDGEMDEPESTAALALASREGLDNLTFVINCNLQRLDGPVRANFKIVQELEAQFRGAGWNVVKTLWGTAWDELIQLDTTGALLRRLREVPDAQVQTYQTRDAAYIRQDFFGKDPALVEMAKLLSDDKILECFHLSRGGHEARKVYAAYKAAVEFKGAPTVILAQTVKGFTLGEGFASKNANHQMKKLSTDEFKQMRDLLELPIKDSDFVDGVVPYGHPGADSAEVRYLQERRAALGGPAPARRTHALAPLPAAADKTFASFDKGSGSQNVATTMAFVRLVKDLVRDKQTGRRWVPIVPDEARTFGMESLFPSLGIYSPKGQTYEPVDRDQLMYYKEAKDGQILNEGITEAGSMADFIAASTAYSTHGEAMIPFYIFYSMFGWQRTADQMWQLGDQLGRGFLVGATAGRTTLTGEGLQHADGHSPVIAATNPAALTYDPAFAYEVAAIVKDGLRRMYGEAAPGEDPNVFYYLTVYNEPLPQPAKPGVAGVDEGIVKGLYRFNTAESAGLSPVANAPRVQLLGSGTAIHWVLEAQKLLAEEWGVAADVWSATSWSELRRDALEADAALLRGEERTPFVRQALQGAQGPVLAVSDYMRQVPDQIAQWVEQDYSSLGADGFGLSDTREAARRHFGVDAQSVVVAALAQLARRGEVQATAVKEARERYGL; this comes from the coding sequence ATGACCGACTCCCACGCCATCCAGCCGAGCGCGCTCGACCAGGTCCCCGACCGGGACCCGGAGGAGACCGCCGAATGGCAGGCCTCGCTGGACGCCGTCACCAAGGCGGCCGGGCCGCACCGCGCGGCGTACCTGATGCGCCGCACCCTGGAGCGCGCGGAGGGCAACGGCATCGCGCTGCCCAAGCTGCTCGAAACGGACTACGTCAACACCATCCCCACCGCCGCCGAGCCGGGCATCCCCGGTGACGAGGCGATGGAGCGCCGTATCACCGCCTGGAACCGCTGGAACGCGGCCGCGATGGTCACCCGCGGCTCGAAATACGGCGTCGGCGGCCACATCGCCACCTTCGCCTCCGCGGCCTGGCTCTACGAAACCGGCTTCAACCACTTCTTCAAGGGCAAGGAGCGGGACGGCTCCGGCGACCAGCTCTACATCCAGGGCCACGCCTCCCCCGGTATCTACGCCCGCGCCTTCCTCGACGGCCGCCTGAACGAGTCCCACCTGGACAACTTCCGCCGTGAGGCAGGAGGCGAGGGCCTGCCGTCCTACCCGCACCCCCGCCGCCTGCCCTGGCTGTGGGAGTTCCCGACGGTGAGCATGGGCCTCGGCCCCCTCTCCGCCATCTACCAGGCGCGCTTCAACCGCTACCTCACCAGCCGCGGCATCAAGGACGTCTCCGACTCCCACGTCTGGGCGTTCCTCGGCGACGGCGAGATGGACGAGCCGGAGTCGACGGCGGCCCTCGCACTGGCGAGCCGCGAGGGTCTCGACAACCTCACCTTCGTCATCAACTGCAACCTGCAGCGCCTCGACGGCCCGGTCCGCGCCAACTTCAAGATCGTGCAGGAGCTGGAGGCCCAGTTCCGCGGCGCCGGCTGGAACGTCGTGAAGACGCTCTGGGGTACCGCCTGGGACGAGCTGATCCAGCTGGACACGACCGGCGCGCTCCTGCGCCGGCTGCGCGAGGTACCCGACGCGCAGGTGCAGACGTACCAGACCCGTGACGCCGCCTACATCCGCCAGGACTTCTTCGGCAAGGATCCCGCGCTCGTCGAGATGGCGAAGCTGCTGAGCGACGACAAGATCCTGGAGTGCTTCCACCTCTCGCGCGGTGGTCACGAGGCCCGCAAGGTGTACGCCGCCTACAAGGCCGCCGTCGAGTTCAAGGGCGCGCCGACCGTCATCCTGGCCCAGACCGTCAAGGGCTTCACCCTCGGCGAGGGCTTCGCGTCGAAGAACGCCAACCACCAGATGAAGAAGCTGTCGACGGACGAGTTCAAGCAGATGCGTGATCTGCTCGAACTCCCCATCAAGGACAGCGACTTCGTCGACGGGGTCGTCCCCTACGGCCACCCCGGCGCCGACTCCGCCGAGGTCCGCTACCTCCAGGAGCGCCGCGCCGCGCTCGGCGGTCCCGCCCCGGCCCGCCGTACGCACGCGCTGGCCCCGCTGCCGGCCGCCGCCGACAAGACGTTCGCCTCCTTCGACAAGGGCTCCGGCTCGCAGAACGTGGCGACGACCATGGCCTTCGTCCGCCTGGTCAAGGACCTGGTCCGCGACAAGCAGACCGGCCGCCGCTGGGTGCCGATCGTCCCCGACGAGGCGCGCACCTTCGGCATGGAGTCGCTGTTCCCGTCCCTCGGGATCTACTCCCCCAAGGGCCAGACGTACGAGCCGGTCGACCGCGACCAGCTGATGTACTACAAGGAGGCCAAGGACGGCCAGATCCTCAACGAGGGGATCACCGAGGCCGGTTCCATGGCGGACTTCATCGCCGCGTCCACCGCGTACTCCACGCACGGTGAGGCGATGATCCCCTTCTACATCTTCTACTCGATGTTCGGCTGGCAGCGCACGGCCGACCAGATGTGGCAGCTCGGCGACCAGCTCGGCCGCGGCTTCCTCGTCGGCGCGACGGCCGGCCGTACGACCCTGACGGGCGAGGGCCTCCAGCACGCCGACGGCCACTCGCCGGTCATCGCGGCGACGAACCCGGCGGCGCTGACCTACGACCCGGCGTTCGCGTACGAGGTCGCGGCGATCGTCAAGGACGGTCTGCGCCGGATGTACGGCGAGGCGGCGCCGGGCGAGGACCCGAACGTCTTCTACTACCTGACCGTCTACAACGAGCCGCTGCCGCAGCCCGCCAAGCCGGGCGTCGCCGGGGTGGACGAGGGCATCGTCAAGGGCCTGTACCGCTTCAACACGGCCGAGTCGGCGGGGCTGTCCCCGGTGGCGAACGCCCCGCGCGTCCAGCTGCTCGGCTCCGGTACGGCGATCCACTGGGTCCTGGAGGCGCAGAAGCTCCTCGCCGAGGAGTGGGGTGTCGCGGCGGACGTCTGGTCGGCGACCTCGTGGAGCGAGCTGCGGCGGGACGCGCTGGAGGCGGATGCCGCGCTGCTGCGCGGGGAGGAGCGGACGCCGTTCGTCCGGCAGGCGTTGCAGGGTGCGCAGGGGCCGGTGCTGGCCGTCTCCGACTACATGCGCCAGGTTCCGGACCAGATCGCGCAGTGGGTCGAGCAGGACTACTCGTCGCTCGGTGCGGACGGGTTCGGGCTGTCGGACACCCGTGAGGCCGCCCGTCGTCACTTCGGCGTGGACGCGCAGTCCGTGGTCGTGGCCGCGCTCGCGCAGCTCGCCCGCCGTGGTGAGGTGCAGGCGACGGCGGTGAAGGAGGCTCGGGAGCGGTACGGGCTGTGA